A stretch of the Glutamicibacter sp. JL.03c genome encodes the following:
- the idi gene encoding isopentenyl-diphosphate Delta-isomerase: MDVILLSADGQPIGTQSKQTVHSTNTPLHQAFSCHVINDAGQVLATRRALGKLTWPGVWTNSFCGHPQPGEDLERALARHAQGELGLEVREVRMALPDFRYRAVDASGIVENEICPVFTAIAAGEIAANPEEVMDYCWVEPGALAQSARATPWAFSPWLVMQANDMELYRS; encoded by the coding sequence ATGGATGTCATCTTGCTTTCCGCCGATGGCCAGCCCATCGGCACGCAGTCCAAGCAGACGGTGCATAGCACGAATACCCCCTTGCACCAGGCTTTCTCCTGCCATGTGATCAACGATGCCGGGCAGGTGCTGGCCACCCGCCGGGCGCTGGGAAAGCTGACCTGGCCGGGAGTATGGACCAATTCCTTTTGCGGGCATCCGCAGCCGGGGGAGGACCTGGAGCGTGCCCTGGCGCGCCACGCGCAGGGGGAGCTGGGCCTGGAGGTCCGGGAGGTGCGGATGGCGCTTCCGGACTTCCGCTACCGGGCCGTGGATGCCTCGGGCATCGTGGAGAACGAAATCTGCCCGGTCTTCACGGCGATCGCGGCAGGGGAGATCGCCGCGAATCCGGAGGAAGTCATGGATTACTGCTGGGTGGAGCCCGGGGCCCTGGCCCAATCAGCGCGGGCAACACCCTGGGCTTTCAGCCCGTGGCTGGTCATGCAGGCCAATGACATGGAGCTCTACCGCAGTTGA